The proteins below are encoded in one region of Peptoniphilus sp. GNH:
- a CDS encoding ABC transporter ATP-binding protein/permease: MKIYKKLFAYVQDKKYLGFLAIVFSAISAVLTVYGFYLIYKFLDNLIINSDLSGAESIALKSVITLTCGAIFYSVSGTCSHILGFRLETNLRKRGIDGLEKASFRFFDLNPSGQIRKIIDDNAAQTHQVVAHMIPDSSQAIVTPVLVLALGFIVSIRVGITLLALTIIDGLILGAMMGEQEFMKIYQEALSKLSAETVEYVRGMQVVKIFRANVESFKSFYKAIKDYSKYAYNYTLSCKKPYILYQWLFFGFIAILIIPIVYFMTSLGSAKAILIELIMILFLSGVLFVSFMRMMWYAMYISQGNYAVDTLEALYNDMQKDKLVHGDVNNFKNYNIDFDNVSFAYNDKAVIENLSFKLEEGKSYALVGSSGSGKSTVAKLISGFYNVNEGSIKIGGVAISEYSDEALIKAISFVFQDSKLFKKSIYDNVALANQDASKDDVMKALKLAGCDLILDKFPERENTIIGSKGVYLSGGEKQRIAIARAILKDSKIIIMDEASASIDPDNEFELQKAFKNLMKGKTVIMIAHRLSTIKDLDEILVMDCGKIIERGSDKELMSSDTKYKRLQEMFNSANEWRVSNEGVL; the protein is encoded by the coding sequence ATGAAGATTTACAAAAAACTATTTGCTTATGTACAGGATAAAAAATATCTTGGTTTTTTAGCTATAGTCTTTTCTGCTATATCTGCTGTACTTACGGTATATGGATTTTATTTAATCTACAAATTTCTGGATAATTTAATAATTAATTCAGATTTATCTGGTGCAGAGAGCATAGCATTAAAATCTGTTATCACACTAACATGTGGAGCAATATTTTATTCTGTTTCAGGAACATGTTCTCACATACTAGGTTTTAGGCTTGAAACAAATTTAAGAAAAAGGGGGATAGACGGCTTAGAGAAAGCAAGTTTTAGGTTCTTTGACCTAAATCCATCTGGTCAAATAAGAAAGATCATAGATGACAACGCCGCGCAAACTCATCAGGTTGTAGCTCACATGATTCCCGATAGTTCTCAGGCAATAGTTACACCCGTACTTGTACTTGCACTCGGCTTTATAGTAAGTATAAGAGTTGGCATAACTTTGCTTGCTCTTACCATAATCGATGGCTTAATTTTAGGTGCAATGATGGGAGAGCAAGAATTTATGAAGATATACCAAGAAGCTCTATCTAAACTAAGTGCAGAGACTGTTGAATACGTTAGAGGTATGCAGGTAGTAAAGATATTTAGAGCAAATGTAGAGTCATTTAAAAGCTTTTACAAGGCAATAAAAGATTACTCGAAGTATGCTTATAATTATACACTATCTTGTAAAAAACCTTATATTTTGTATCAATGGTTATTTTTTGGTTTTATTGCAATTTTAATTATTCCTATAGTTTATTTTATGACTAGCTTAGGCAGCGCCAAGGCGATTTTAATTGAGCTTATTATGATTTTATTCTTATCAGGAGTTCTCTTTGTTTCATTTATGAGGATGATGTGGTACGCTATGTATATTTCTCAAGGCAATTATGCAGTAGATACTTTAGAGGCACTTTACAATGATATGCAAAAAGACAAATTGGTCCATGGTGATGTCAATAATTTTAAAAACTACAATATAGACTTTGACAATGTTAGCTTTGCTTATAATGACAAGGCCGTCATTGAAAATTTATCCTTTAAATTAGAAGAAGGAAAGTCCTATGCGCTAGTCGGTTCATCGGGATCAGGTAAATCAACAGTAGCAAAACTTATATCGGGTTTTTACAATGTTAATGAAGGAAGCATAAAGATAGGCGGCGTAGCAATAAGTGAATACTCTGATGAAGCTTTAATTAAAGCCATTTCCTTTGTTTTTCAAGATTCAAAATTATTCAAGAAAAGTATTTATGACAATGTAGCTTTAGCTAATCAAGATGCGAGCAAAGATGACGTTATGAAAGCCTTAAAATTAGCAGGATGCGATTTGATATTAGACAAATTCCCAGAAAGAGAAAATACTATCATAGGCTCAAAAGGAGTTTATTTATCTGGTGGAGAAAAACAAAGAATCGCAATTGCCAGAGCAATTTTAAAGGATTCTAAAATTATTATTATGGATGAAGCATCAGCATCTATTGACCCAGATAACGAGTTTGAATTGCAAAAAGCTTTCAAGAATCTTATGAAGGGTAAAACAGTTATCATGATTGCACACAGACTATCTACAATTAAAGACCTTGATGAAATACTTGTTATGGATTGTGGCAAAATTATAGAAAGAGGTTCTGACAAAGAATTAATGTCAAGTGATACAAAGTATAAGAGACTGCAAGAAATGTTTAACAGTGCGAATGAATGGAGGGTTTCAAATGAAGGAGTTTTATAA
- a CDS encoding AraC family transcriptional regulator produces the protein MTYFDFVKDYMKVDEFKNNKKYSSAGHTFCWKKEDSTYGEGLYWFYKGDGFIIDILDFYISEEVVKNNTYSMSDYVSIYSSYIVSANGEKFNPYQTLTANSLYTLDFDNIRDDFLFLLHENSYYLAVSIGFKKELIEKHLASININPESFYSALLQPNQIILTKSLEKVALEILNCKMDVPAADFFFKAKANEWISIIIDTYLNRNKYKIESDDNKALEDVSKFLDDHFAMNVNQETLEKISKMSGTKLKNLFKEKYGQSITEYTQRKRMNVAETLLLNTELPIKEIAESVGYTSHSKFSIYYKRYKGKLPSDVRNLACKHHNLKCDYYD, from the coding sequence ATGACATATTTTGATTTTGTAAAAGATTATATGAAAGTAGATGAATTTAAAAATAACAAGAAATATTCAAGTGCAGGCCACACTTTTTGTTGGAAAAAAGAGGACTCTACTTATGGAGAAGGCCTATATTGGTTTTATAAAGGAGACGGCTTCATTATTGATATACTTGATTTTTATATCAGTGAGGAAGTAGTTAAAAATAATACTTATAGTATGTCAGATTATGTTTCAATATATTCAAGCTACATTGTAAGCGCAAACGGAGAAAAGTTTAATCCATATCAAACTCTTACTGCAAACTCCTTATATACTCTTGATTTTGATAATATAAGAGATGACTTCCTATTTTTATTACACGAGAACTCTTACTATCTTGCTGTTTCCATCGGTTTTAAAAAAGAGCTAATAGAAAAACATTTAGCATCTATTAACATTAATCCGGAATCATTTTATTCAGCTTTACTTCAACCGAATCAAATAATTCTTACAAAATCCTTAGAAAAAGTTGCATTGGAAATATTAAATTGTAAGATGGACGTTCCTGCCGCTGATTTTTTCTTTAAAGCTAAAGCAAATGAGTGGATAAGTATAATAATCGATACATACTTAAATAGAAATAAATATAAAATTGAGTCTGATGATAATAAAGCACTTGAAGATGTATCTAAGTTTTTAGATGATCATTTCGCCATGAATGTAAATCAGGAAACCCTTGAAAAAATATCTAAAATGAGTGGAACAAAATTAAAAAATTTGTTCAAAGAAAAATATGGTCAAAGCATTACAGAATACACTCAAAGAAAAAGAATGAATGTAGCTGAAACTCTTCTCTTAAATACCGAACTACCTATAAAGGAAATAGCTGAATCTGTCGGATACACATCCCATAGCAAATTTTCCATTTATTACAAAAGATACAAGGGAAAACTTCCTAGTGATGTTCGTAATTTAGCTTGCAAACATCACAATTTAAAATGTGATTATTATGATTAA
- the tnpA gene encoding IS200/IS605 family transposase, with protein sequence MNLNHTHSLSHTKWNCKYHIVFAPKYRRKEFYGSKRLEIGAILRELCSWKEVNIIEAEVCPDHIHMLLEIPPKISVSSFMGFLKGKSSIMIYEKWGNLKYKYRGRQFWCRGYYVDTAGKNTKAIQEYIQNQLKEDELSGQITMDNIDPFRG encoded by the coding sequence ATGAATTTAAATCACACTCACAGTCTATCACATACAAAATGGAACTGTAAATATCACATAGTATTCGCACCAAAATATAGAAGAAAAGAATTTTATGGAAGTAAAAGATTGGAAATAGGAGCAATATTAAGAGAATTATGCAGTTGGAAAGAAGTAAATATAATAGAAGCAGAAGTATGCCCTGACCATATACACATGCTATTAGAAATACCACCCAAAATATCAGTATCAAGTTTTATGGGATTTTTGAAAGGAAAGAGCAGCATAATGATATATGAAAAATGGGGAAACTTAAAATATAAATATAGAGGCAGACAATTTTGGTGCCGAGGATATTATGTAGATACTGCAGGGAAGAACACCAAAGCAATACAAGAGTATATACAAAACCAGCTGAAAGAAGACGAATTAAGCGGCCAGATAACAATGGACAATATAGACCCCTTTAGGGGTTAG
- a CDS encoding class I SAM-dependent methyltransferase gives MLKKFFENVKNPKNNFGGRFMVKEMNIGHEKLAKWGRSFLNIKTSDVVLDLGCGGGRNVQYFLTKAKKVYGMDYSKTSVDIASSVNSEAIKDGRCKIIEADVAKLPFEDESINIVTAFETIYFWKNIEVSFREIHRVLVKDGQFLICNEGAYREHKNIKKWADMLDFEVYSPEYLTETLNKIGFKCEYHLDEKEHLVFLARKL, from the coding sequence ATGTTAAAAAAATTTTTTGAAAATGTAAAAAATCCTAAAAATAATTTCGGTGGTCGTTTCATGGTGAAAGAAATGAACATTGGTCACGAAAAATTGGCGAAATGGGGCAGATCCTTTTTGAATATTAAAACCTCGGATGTAGTTTTAGATCTAGGATGTGGTGGTGGACGTAATGTTCAATACTTCCTAACAAAGGCTAAAAAAGTATATGGAATGGACTATTCAAAAACAAGTGTAGATATTGCAAGTTCAGTAAATAGCGAAGCTATAAAAGATGGCAGGTGTAAAATTATTGAAGCAGACGTGGCTAAGTTACCTTTTGAAGATGAATCCATAAATATAGTAACTGCCTTTGAAACAATTTATTTTTGGAAGAATATAGAAGTATCTTTTAGGGAAATCCATCGTGTTCTAGTAAAAGACGGTCAGTTTCTAATATGCAACGAAGGAGCATATAGAGAGCATAAAAACATAAAAAAATGGGCGGATATGCTAGATTTTGAAGTTTATTCTCCCGAATATCTTACAGAAACATTGAATAAGATAGGATTTAAATGTGAATACCATCTGGACGAGAAAGAGCATCTAGTATTTTTAGCTAGAAAATTATAA
- a CDS encoding erythromycin esterase family protein gives MIKKIFKGILIFLVSLIILIGIGDFLWINLPKLNARKNISDIEDYGKAVSQINLDDNIQVVGLGEAAHGNSDFQDLKLEVIKTLVEKNNLKSFAIEADFGEGMIINNYIHGNKRDENISRIFSFNIYHTKNMSDLINYMFDYNQKAKDEDKLSFYGFDMQNPEKSIDLILDFCKENNILQEKDLKKELSFIKDEKIKISQIKDKEALLLEIKAYADALSSSDAKIASRALTNILNSIKYYELDFNDYVKVNNVRDELMAENVKWISDFEKSKGNKMLLISGHNGHIAKSEKFYEPMGSHLKKIFGEKYFIIGTDFYKGIVNINVAGPDNKRSNHVFVSADPLAYSARKFKGKYYLDFTKVKDGETFDLINKEINMISLGEGYSPLMKFMPRTYRVKEVPKDLYDAMIFVYYAKPIAVND, from the coding sequence ATGATAAAGAAAATATTTAAAGGAATTTTAATTTTTTTAGTATCCCTTATTATTCTTATAGGGATTGGAGATTTTTTATGGATTAATCTTCCGAAGTTAAATGCCAGAAAAAATATTTCTGATATAGAAGACTATGGCAAAGCTGTAAGCCAAATAAACTTAGATGACAATATACAAGTCGTTGGACTTGGGGAAGCGGCTCACGGGAATTCTGATTTTCAAGATTTAAAATTAGAAGTTATAAAGACTTTAGTTGAAAAAAATAATTTAAAGAGCTTTGCTATTGAAGCTGATTTTGGCGAAGGAATGATAATCAACAATTACATTCACGGAAACAAGAGAGATGAAAATATTTCAAGAATTTTTTCTTTTAATATTTATCACACAAAGAATATGAGCGATCTTATAAATTATATGTTTGACTACAATCAAAAAGCCAAGGATGAGGACAAACTTTCTTTTTACGGCTTTGACATGCAAAATCCAGAAAAATCTATTGATTTAATATTAGATTTTTGTAAGGAAAATAATATATTACAAGAAAAAGACTTGAAAAAGGAGCTTTCTTTTATAAAAGATGAAAAAATTAAGATTTCACAGATAAAAGATAAGGAAGCTTTGTTGTTAGAGATAAAAGCTTATGCAGACGCCCTATCCTCTTCAGATGCAAAAATAGCTTCAAGAGCTCTTACAAATATATTAAATAGTATAAAATATTACGAATTAGATTTTAATGACTATGTAAAAGTAAATAATGTTAGAGATGAGCTTATGGCTGAGAATGTTAAATGGATAAGTGATTTTGAAAAATCAAAGGGAAATAAGATGCTTTTAATTTCTGGACACAACGGTCACATTGCAAAAAGTGAAAAATTTTATGAGCCAATGGGGTCTCACTTAAAGAAAATTTTTGGAGAAAAATATTTTATTATTGGAACAGACTTTTATAAGGGAATTGTTAATATCAATGTGGCTGGTCCAGATAACAAGAGGTCAAACCATGTCTTTGTATCTGCTGATCCTTTAGCTTACAGTGCGAGAAAATTTAAAGGAAAATATTATTTAGATTTTACAAAAGTTAAAGATGGAGAAACTTTTGACCTTATAAATAAAGAAATCAACATGATAAGTCTGGGTGAAGGATATTCTCCTCTTATGAAATTCATGCCAAGGACTTATAGGGTAAAGGAAGTTCCAAAAGATTTATATGACGCAATGATCTTTGTTTATTATGCAAAGCCAATTGCTGTTAATGATTAA
- a CDS encoding ABC transporter ATP-binding protein/permease, whose translation MFEAIKSVRNFSKKRQGSLVKILILSFIEGIFVMLKMIAIILAVNAMFNSNLMDNYIYKVMILGIVCIIGVFGLGYFTQLGSVSVGFEMAKDKRLYFGSLFKKLYLGFFSKNSVGNINSTLTTSISTVEQVAPIILIHVIGGILSAISIVLGFAYYEWQVSVVIFAGILTYLFVVNYQMKISRSEAPKRQLAQTKLTESAIEFIQGISVIKAFGMGEKDERVKKDIDGSCVNNINLSEKSIPSSIGAGLTIQLFEIMIISYAFFMWNSGEISPQKAINLLIMSFVIFQSVSQAGSILSMIGLLDSSLKDISSMENAEEIKVLSPIQNIKSNEIEFKNVSFSYGKGEALKGISVALKPNTLTAIIGPSGSGKTTFCKLIPRFYDVSEGEILIGGAKITNISTEELMKNISMVFQNVYLFEDTIMNNIRLAKPNASDEDIISAAKKARCHDFIKSLQKGYETKIGEAGSTLSGGEKQRIAIARAILKDAPIVILDEFTSALDVENERHILQAIDNLVQNKTVIMIAHRLETVRKADNIIVLDKGEIAQEGTHNELITQDGIYKSFISIRERANKWSFK comes from the coding sequence ATGTTTGAAGCTATAAAAAGTGTAAGGAACTTTAGTAAGAAAAGGCAAGGCAGTTTAGTCAAAATTTTAATTCTATCATTTATAGAAGGCATATTCGTTATGCTGAAAATGATAGCAATAATTTTAGCGGTAAACGCCATGTTTAATAGTAATTTAATGGACAATTATATTTATAAGGTAATGATACTCGGAATTGTATGTATCATCGGAGTATTTGGTCTTGGTTATTTCACACAACTGGGTTCTGTATCCGTTGGATTTGAGATGGCGAAAGATAAAAGGTTATATTTTGGCTCATTATTTAAAAAACTCTATTTAGGGTTCTTTAGCAAAAATTCAGTAGGAAATATAAACTCAACACTGACTACATCTATTTCAACTGTAGAACAAGTCGCACCAATCATTTTAATTCATGTGATAGGTGGAATTTTATCTGCTATATCAATAGTTTTAGGATTTGCTTACTATGAATGGCAAGTTTCCGTTGTAATATTTGCAGGCATATTAACATATTTGTTTGTAGTTAATTATCAAATGAAAATTTCAAGAAGCGAAGCTCCCAAAAGACAATTAGCACAAACAAAATTAACGGAAAGTGCTATTGAATTTATACAGGGAATAAGCGTAATTAAGGCTTTTGGTATGGGAGAAAAAGATGAAAGAGTAAAAAAAGATATAGATGGTAGTTGTGTTAATAATATAAATTTATCCGAAAAATCTATTCCCTCAAGCATAGGTGCCGGTCTTACGATACAACTGTTTGAAATTATGATTATTAGCTATGCGTTTTTTATGTGGAATAGTGGAGAAATTTCTCCTCAAAAAGCCATCAATTTATTGATTATGAGCTTTGTAATATTCCAGTCTGTAAGTCAAGCAGGTTCTATTCTTTCTATGATTGGGCTTTTAGATAGTTCACTAAAGGATATAAGCAGTATGGAAAATGCTGAAGAAATAAAGGTATTATCACCTATTCAAAATATAAAATCCAATGAAATAGAATTTAAAAACGTGAGTTTTTCTTACGGAAAAGGAGAAGCTTTAAAGGGAATATCAGTAGCTCTTAAACCGAACACACTTACAGCGATTATCGGACCTTCAGGTTCAGGAAAAACAACGTTTTGCAAGCTTATACCGAGATTTTATGATGTAAGCGAAGGAGAAATTCTGATTGGTGGAGCAAAAATAACAAATATCTCCACCGAAGAATTGATGAAAAATATAAGTATGGTATTTCAAAATGTGTATTTGTTTGAAGATACAATTATGAATAATATTCGTTTGGCAAAGCCAAATGCCAGTGATGAGGATATTATATCCGCTGCAAAAAAAGCGCGCTGTCATGACTTTATAAAAAGCTTGCAAAAAGGATACGAAACTAAAATTGGCGAAGCGGGTAGCACTTTATCCGGCGGAGAAAAACAAAGAATAGCGATAGCTAGAGCAATACTCAAAGATGCTCCCATTGTGATTTTAGATGAATTTACCAGTGCTTTAGATGTAGAAAATGAACGCCATATTTTGCAAGCCATCGATAATTTAGTACAGAATAAAACAGTTATTATGATTGCACACAGGTTAGAAACTGTTAGGAAAGCAGATAACATCATAGTTTTAGATAAAGGGGAAATAGCACAAGAAGGAACGCATAATGAGCTTATAACTCAAGATGGGATATATAAATCATTCATTTCAATAAGAGAGCGAGCAAATAAATGGAGTTTTAAGTAA
- a CDS encoding ABC transporter ATP-binding protein/permease: MKKEKEPNFFKEMDSFIKPYKKRYILSVMLSMLSVLCELLSYAFVGILAGYIFKGFHGNNMIYVLIFTIICKISGVLLSNISTLISHKAAYLTLKDLRYAICDKFVRLPMGYFDMNPSGTLKTILVDRVEDIEKTLAHLLPEMTANLLIPIAMIVWMLAVNIKLTGIIFLWVIFGLSIGMLMMIGYKKKYEGQVQAQKNMNQAVIEYVKGIDVIKTFNMEDSSYAKYKNAVIRHAEYAINWMKSSQIYASLSYSIAPVSIFPTIVVGLIFFNNGFLTEQSLFLFMMISLGIFKPIVKASSYVDQLAQMGTVTKEIKGILDYPELKRSENSNLKEKMTYDIAFENLQFSYDGTKNDVDDVNLTIKEKTMTAIIGTSGSGKSTLMKLLAGFWDFEKGNIKIGGIGVKDLSMNDLNTLISYVDQNTFLFDDTILENIRIGKKDATNDEVIEAAKRAGCHDFILTLPDGYDTIAGDRLSGGEKQRIAIARAILKNAPIIILDEATASTDIENEEKIQGELLEFTKGKTLIVITHKIKTVINADKIIYMENGKIICDGKHEELIKSCSAYKHLYEIAN, translated from the coding sequence ATGAAAAAAGAGAAAGAACCAAACTTTTTTAAAGAAATGGATTCGTTTATAAAGCCATACAAAAAAAGATATATTTTATCTGTTATGCTAAGTATGCTTTCTGTTCTATGCGAACTGTTATCCTACGCTTTTGTTGGAATTTTAGCGGGATATATCTTCAAAGGATTTCATGGAAACAACATGATATATGTCTTGATTTTCACTATAATCTGCAAAATATCAGGGGTGCTGCTTTCAAATATTTCAACACTTATATCTCATAAAGCAGCATACTTAACGCTAAAGGACTTAAGATATGCAATTTGTGATAAATTTGTTAGATTGCCGATGGGATATTTTGATATGAATCCTAGTGGAACATTAAAAACGATATTGGTAGATAGGGTGGAAGATATAGAAAAAACATTAGCACATCTACTTCCTGAGATGACTGCAAATTTATTGATACCTATTGCCATGATTGTTTGGATGCTTGCAGTTAATATTAAGCTTACCGGGATTATATTTCTTTGGGTTATATTTGGACTATCAATCGGAATGCTTATGATGATTGGATATAAGAAAAAATATGAGGGACAAGTACAGGCACAAAAGAATATGAATCAAGCGGTTATAGAGTATGTCAAGGGGATTGATGTAATTAAAACTTTCAATATGGAAGATAGCTCCTATGCTAAATATAAAAATGCAGTCATACGCCATGCGGAGTATGCTATAAACTGGATGAAAAGCTCACAGATTTATGCGTCTCTTTCCTATAGCATAGCTCCTGTATCTATATTTCCAACAATTGTTGTGGGATTGATATTTTTTAATAATGGGTTTCTTACTGAGCAAAGTTTATTTTTGTTTATGATGATTTCTCTTGGAATATTTAAACCGATTGTTAAAGCATCCAGTTATGTTGACCAATTGGCACAGATGGGAACTGTTACTAAGGAAATAAAAGGAATCTTAGATTATCCGGAACTTAAGAGAAGTGAGAATTCTAATTTAAAAGAAAAAATGACATACGACATAGCGTTTGAAAATTTACAATTTTCTTATGATGGTACAAAAAATGATGTTGATGATGTGAATTTAACCATTAAAGAAAAAACTATGACTGCAATTATTGGTACTTCAGGTTCAGGAAAATCAACTCTAATGAAACTTTTAGCCGGATTTTGGGATTTTGAGAAAGGAAACATAAAAATAGGTGGTATAGGGGTAAAAGACCTTTCAATGAATGATCTGAATACTCTTATATCCTATGTGGATCAAAATACATTTTTATTTGATGATACTATTTTGGAAAATATTAGAATAGGTAAAAAAGATGCAACGAATGATGAGGTGATAGAAGCTGCTAAAAGAGCCGGTTGTCATGATTTTATTCTAACTTTGCCTGATGGATATGACACCATCGCAGGGGATAGGTTATCCGGTGGAGAAAAGCAAAGAATAGCTATTGCCAGAGCAATTCTAAAAAATGCTCCAATTATCATATTAGATGAAGCAACTGCAAGTACAGATATTGAAAATGAAGAAAAAATTCAAGGAGAGTTACTGGAATTTACCAAAGGAAAAACACTAATTGTTATTACACATAAAATTAAAACTGTCATAAATGCAGATAAGATCATATATATGGAAAATGGGAAAATCATTTGCGATGGAAAACATGAAGAACTTATTAAGTCGTGTTCTGCGTATAAGCATTTATATGAAATAGCAAATTGA
- a CDS encoding MptD family putative ECF transporter S component produces the protein MNKNKLKAKDIITVTLLSLCNILIFSIGTFMYATPITILLTPVLYSLLQGIVFYVIGVKVKKRGAFFIYSLIQGVIAFYPPYILMFVISGLIAEFLLYKKGYGNLKVIGVSYVIQQTLASIGSVIYPYTIALNKTIGAMKQKELASNIIAAGKMISSWGTLVLLALVIVSAIAGAYIGSKVVRKHILEKEANA, from the coding sequence ATGAACAAAAACAAATTGAAAGCGAAAGATATCATTACAGTTACTTTATTATCATTGTGTAACATTTTGATATTTTCGATTGGAACATTCATGTATGCAACACCAATTACCATACTCTTAACACCGGTGCTTTACTCATTATTACAGGGTATTGTTTTCTATGTTATCGGAGTGAAAGTGAAAAAAAGAGGAGCGTTTTTTATATATTCCCTTATTCAAGGAGTGATAGCATTCTATCCACCATATATTTTGATGTTTGTAATTTCAGGATTGATAGCAGAGTTTTTATTATATAAAAAAGGTTATGGTAATTTAAAAGTTATTGGAGTCAGCTATGTTATTCAGCAAACTTTGGCTTCAATTGGAAGTGTAATTTATCCATATACAATAGCCTTGAATAAAACTATAGGAGCCATGAAACAAAAGGAGTTAGCTTCAAATATTATAGCGGCAGGCAAAATGATTTCTTCTTGGGGAACGCTGGTTTTACTTGCCTTAGTTATAGTTTCAGCAATCGCAGGAGCTTATATAGGTAGCAAGGTCGTAAGGAAACATATTTTAGAAAAAGAAGCTAATGCATAG